The Hugenholtzia roseola DSM 9546 genomic sequence TTTTTATTTATTTTTGTAAAAATTCTATAAAAAATTTTCAAATTTTAATATGAATATTCAACTTATCCTCACAGACGTAGATGGCGTTCTGACCGACGGTGGCATCATTTACGACAACAATTTTCAAGAATACAAGCGTTTTAATGTAAAAGATGGGTTGATAGTGCGCCCGTTACAAAAAATGGGGATTCGCGTAGGGGTAATAACGGGCAGAAATTCGGAAGTAGTGCGCAAAAGGTGTGAGGAATTAAATTTTGATTTTCATTTTCATGGCATCAAAAATAAATTAGAAATTTATGAACAAATTAAAAAAACTACCCAACTCGATGACACGCAAATTGCTTATATTGGTGATGATTGGAACGATTTGCCACTACTAAGGCGCGTAGGGCTAAGTTTTGC encodes the following:
- a CDS encoding KdsC family phosphatase, which gives rise to MNIQLILTDVDGVLTDGGIIYDNNFQEYKRFNVKDGLIVRPLQKMGIRVGVITGRNSEVVRKRCEELNFDFHFHGIKNKLEIYEQIKKTTQLDDTQIAYIGDDWNDLPLLRRVGLSFAPADANEQVLQEVKVVLKSAGGEGAFREAAQLILKKQGLLEAALNLYLA